From Verrucomicrobiia bacterium, the proteins below share one genomic window:
- a CDS encoding nitrilase-related carbon-nitrogen hydrolase, translating to MEASNPIQRDLSWREALWIALAGMVAFQLAYTYASCSFLIAVYLWSLFQLTRLATSRHAFYFGLGVGFATCAPQAMFFWEIFGPAAIGLWCVLAFWIALFVSLGRLSRREFGPLVGVVLLPFLWTGLEYFRSELYFLRFSWLSPGLAFAKTLSWLPMRYVGVYGIAFVIMTGISMCSLLSRKPQIYTSLGLLLYLGILTNLTPPRILNASSLPSDLRVAGVQMEFPSELEALDGLNKLVQAFPQVRLLVLSECTFDGPVPEIVKNWCRKNQRYLIVGGKDAIDKTNYYNTAFVIGPDGTIIFKQAKCIPVQFFKDGLPATGQKLWNSPWGKLGICICYDLSYSRVTDELVRLGAQAIIVPTMDVVDWGRHQHELHARIAPTRAAEYGLPIFRLASSGISQAVNLDGRVLTTAPTPGEGAMLSTTLRLPGSGTIPPDRVMARICVGVTAAASVWFIFSCVRKRKISLENPNPL from the coding sequence GTGGAGGCATCAAATCCCATACAACGCGATTTGTCGTGGCGCGAGGCGCTTTGGATAGCGCTGGCGGGCATGGTCGCTTTTCAACTGGCTTACACGTATGCATCGTGCAGTTTTTTAATCGCGGTCTATCTCTGGAGTCTATTTCAACTGACTCGTCTCGCAACCTCTCGCCACGCATTCTATTTCGGTTTGGGCGTTGGCTTTGCCACCTGTGCGCCGCAGGCAATGTTTTTCTGGGAAATCTTTGGTCCGGCGGCAATTGGACTTTGGTGCGTGCTGGCATTTTGGATTGCGCTCTTCGTATCACTCGGACGGCTGAGCCGCCGGGAGTTTGGGCCATTGGTTGGAGTTGTATTGTTGCCATTTCTTTGGACTGGGCTCGAATATTTTCGCAGTGAACTTTACTTCCTAAGATTTTCGTGGCTTAGCCCCGGGCTGGCATTTGCAAAAACTTTATCCTGGTTGCCGATGAGATATGTGGGCGTCTATGGAATTGCCTTCGTGATCATGACTGGCATTTCGATGTGCTCACTGCTCTCGCGCAAGCCGCAGATTTACACCTCACTCGGCCTGCTCCTTTATCTTGGCATCTTGACCAATCTCACTCCTCCGCGAATTCTCAATGCGTCGTCGCTGCCTTCAGACTTGCGCGTCGCGGGCGTGCAAATGGAATTTCCTTCGGAACTTGAAGCGCTGGATGGCCTGAACAAACTTGTGCAGGCGTTTCCCCAGGTTCGATTGCTGGTATTGAGTGAATGTACTTTCGACGGACCCGTGCCGGAGATCGTCAAAAACTGGTGTAGAAAAAATCAGCGTTATTTGATCGTTGGCGGAAAAGATGCGATAGACAAAACCAATTACTATAACACCGCGTTTGTCATCGGGCCTGACGGAACGATTATTTTCAAGCAGGCAAAGTGCATTCCGGTTCAATTCTTCAAAGACGGATTGCCCGCCACCGGCCAAAAGCTGTGGAATTCGCCGTGGGGCAAACTGGGAATTTGCATCTGCTACGATTTGAGTTATTCGCGCGTCACGGATGAATTGGTGCGACTGGGCGCGCAGGCCATCATCGTGCCGACGATGGATGTCGTGGATTGGGGACGGCATCAGCATGAGTTACACGCGCGAATCGCTCCGACGCGCGCGGCGGAATACGGCTTGCCCATTTTCCGGCTGGCGAGTTCGGGAATTTCACAAGCCGTCAATCTGGATGGCCGAGTTTTGACAACCGCGCCGACACCGGGTGAGGGAGCGATGCTTTCCACGACGCTTCGGCTTCCGGGGAGCGGAACGATTCCACCTGACCGGGTTATGGCTCGCATTTGCGTGGGCGTGACGGCAGCGGCGAGTGTGTGGTTTATTTTCAGTTGCGTTCGCAAGCGGAAAATTTCATTAGAAAATCCCAACCCACTATGA
- a CDS encoding AMP-binding protein produces MTAFIRLLLRLFFRFRAYNEEVLKTPGPVLLVPNHTSWLDWLFISVCVDSDWKFVVSSTAAQTSWVHRKIMLNKRTFPIDTNSPFAVKRMAEHLQNNGRLVLFAEGRLSRTGTLMKLFEGTGFLLLKTHAKVITCQLRGASRLPYSPNPAPKKWFPKITAHYGEVLTPPKMEVSSVAQARVRLTTWLRDQMVGQQFKVEMEFGPKDVLSALVEMATQRPHQRVLEDVSRQPLTYRRMLVGADALAQPLKNILTDDEKNIGVLMPNVNALPVLLLSLWHLGKVPAILNFSTGTATMLACSQLAGLKQIITSRAFLERARLKLDAMTDAGIKFIFLEDVRERIGGAQKFFSLLRMTFNPHSLSTIAHAPPSDYPQPAVVLFTSGSEGVPKGVALTHTNLLSNMRQMLAVTDIKDDDRMFNCLPLFHSFGLTVGTLLPLVRGIYTFIYPTPLHYRVIPAAFYDTDSTIFLSTNTFLNGYARKAHPYDFRTMRYLFAAAEKLQETTATTWSQKFGVRILEGYGATECAPCITVNTPLGPRYGSVGKLLPGMQYKLEPTEGVTEGGRLFVRGPNVMQGYLNADANAKSKGLDGWYDTGDVVSVDPEGYFFIRGRMKRFAKVSGEMVSLTAVEDALAGAFPQYGLRCQVAVITRPDEGKGEMLIAVTNEPKLQMDEIRNAIKSKGLSNLSVPREIKVVKEIPKLGTGKIDYRELDKLGEEKKL; encoded by the coding sequence ATGACCGCATTCATTCGATTGCTGTTGCGCCTCTTTTTTCGCTTTCGCGCGTACAACGAGGAAGTGTTGAAGACACCGGGCCCGGTGCTGCTCGTGCCGAATCACACGTCATGGCTGGATTGGCTGTTCATCAGTGTGTGCGTGGATTCGGATTGGAAATTTGTCGTGTCTAGCACGGCGGCGCAGACGAGCTGGGTGCATCGGAAAATCATGCTGAACAAACGCACGTTTCCGATTGATACGAATTCTCCCTTCGCGGTGAAACGCATGGCCGAACATCTGCAAAACAATGGACGGCTTGTGTTGTTTGCGGAAGGCCGGCTGTCGCGCACCGGCACGCTGATGAAACTTTTTGAAGGCACGGGCTTTTTGTTGCTCAAAACCCATGCGAAAGTCATCACCTGCCAGTTGCGTGGCGCTTCGCGGCTGCCGTATTCACCAAATCCCGCGCCCAAGAAATGGTTTCCAAAAATCACGGCGCATTACGGCGAAGTCCTGACACCGCCTAAAATGGAAGTGAGCAGCGTGGCACAAGCGCGAGTCCGATTAACGACCTGGCTGCGCGATCAGATGGTGGGCCAGCAGTTCAAGGTGGAGATGGAATTCGGCCCCAAAGATGTGCTCTCGGCATTGGTGGAGATGGCGACGCAGCGTCCGCATCAGCGTGTTCTTGAAGATGTTTCGCGGCAACCGCTGACTTATCGGCGGATGCTGGTGGGTGCGGATGCCCTGGCGCAACCGTTAAAGAATATTTTGACGGACGACGAGAAAAATATCGGTGTCCTGATGCCGAACGTGAATGCTCTGCCCGTCCTGCTTTTGAGTCTGTGGCATCTCGGAAAAGTCCCGGCGATCTTAAATTTTTCAACGGGCACGGCGACGATGCTTGCCTGTTCCCAGTTGGCGGGGCTCAAGCAAATTATCACATCGCGGGCGTTTCTGGAGCGCGCGCGATTGAAGCTGGACGCGATGACGGATGCGGGAATCAAATTTATTTTTCTCGAAGACGTGCGGGAACGAATTGGTGGAGCGCAAAAATTTTTCTCGTTGTTGCGGATGACTTTCAACCCGCACTCGTTGAGCACAATCGCGCACGCGCCGCCAAGTGACTATCCGCAGCCGGCCGTGGTGCTTTTCACGAGCGGCTCGGAAGGCGTGCCGAAAGGCGTGGCGCTGACCCATACAAATTTACTTTCAAATATGCGGCAAATGCTCGCGGTGACGGACATCAAGGACGATGACCGCATGTTTAATTGTTTGCCGTTATTTCATAGCTTTGGGTTGACAGTCGGCACGTTGCTGCCGTTGGTGCGCGGAATTTATACGTTCATTTATCCGACGCCGTTGCATTACCGCGTGATTCCCGCCGCGTTCTATGACACGGACAGCACGATTTTTTTGAGCACGAATACGTTTCTCAACGGTTACGCGCGCAAGGCGCATCCGTATGATTTTCGGACGATGCGATATTTATTTGCGGCCGCTGAGAAACTCCAAGAGACGACCGCAACAACATGGTCGCAGAAATTCGGCGTGCGCATTCTGGAAGGTTATGGCGCGACGGAATGCGCACCGTGCATCACGGTGAATACACCGTTGGGACCGCGTTACGGTTCGGTGGGGAAATTGCTTCCGGGCATGCAATATAAGCTGGAGCCGACCGAAGGCGTGACCGAGGGCGGAAGGTTGTTCGTGCGCGGGCCGAACGTGATGCAGGGTTATCTCAACGCCGATGCCAACGCGAAGTCCAAGGGCCTGGATGGATGGTATGATACGGGCGATGTCGTGAGTGTGGACCCGGAAGGATATTTTTTCATTCGCGGACGCATGAAACGGTTTGCGAAGGTCAGCGGCGAGATGGTGAGTTTGACGGCGGTCGAAGACGCGCTGGCGGGAGCGTTTCCACAATACGGACTTCGCTGCCAGGTCGCGGTGATCACGCGTCCGGATGAAGGCAAGGGCGAAATGTTGATTGCGGTAACGAATGAACCCAAGTTGCAGATGGATGAAATTCGCAATGCGATCAAAAGCAAAGGGCTGAGCAACTTGAGCGTGCCGCGAGAAATAAAAGTGGTGAAAGAAATTCCGAAGCTGGGAACGGGGAAGATTGATTATCGGGAGTTGGATAAACTTGGTGAAGAGAAAAAGCTGTGA
- a CDS encoding alpha/beta hydrolase, whose amino-acid sequence MTEELQIRICGDSSLPTLVYLPGLHGDWTLIGAFQVALKGRVRFVVVTYPRSLTWSPNDYADAVDLMLQRSGIKTGWLLAESFGSQVAWAILSKSNKFFLVEGLVLAGGFVKHPWKWGPPLVRWLVRHTPKIIGRWLWKIYEAYSRFRHRHSPDALKLIDEFRDRRTDLDLQAMERRLASLDDYDPRPIACQTKLPVYYLAGLVDPLVPWFLVRRWLRLNCPGYRCGKTFLADHNVLATAAAGTADTVVAWMETRKKGCCRRSDVIFES is encoded by the coding sequence GTGACCGAAGAGCTTCAGATAAGGATTTGCGGTGATAGCTCTCTTCCGACGTTGGTTTATTTGCCCGGCTTGCACGGAGACTGGACTTTGATTGGAGCATTTCAAGTGGCGTTAAAAGGCAGAGTCCGGTTTGTTGTCGTAACGTATCCGCGTTCACTTACGTGGTCACCGAACGATTATGCGGATGCGGTTGATCTGATGTTGCAAAGAAGCGGAATCAAAACCGGATGGCTTCTGGCGGAATCTTTCGGATCACAAGTCGCGTGGGCGATACTGTCAAAGAGTAATAAATTTTTTTTGGTTGAGGGATTGGTTTTAGCCGGAGGGTTTGTAAAACATCCCTGGAAGTGGGGACCTCCACTAGTTCGCTGGCTCGTCCGCCATACTCCAAAAATTATCGGAAGATGGTTATGGAAAATCTATGAAGCGTATTCCCGTTTTCGGCATCGCCATTCGCCTGACGCATTGAAACTGATTGACGAGTTTCGTGATCGCCGGACAGATTTGGATTTGCAGGCAATGGAGAGGCGATTGGCCTCACTGGATGATTATGATCCTCGTCCGATAGCCTGCCAAACGAAGCTTCCTGTCTATTATCTGGCTGGATTGGTAGATCCTTTGGTGCCGTGGTTTTTGGTTCGCAGATGGCTGCGTCTAAACTGTCCGGGGTACCGTTGCGGAAAAACATTTTTGGCGGATCATAATGTTTTAGCGACGGCGGCGGCGGGAACAGCCGATACGGTAGTCGCGTGGATGGAAACGCGAAAAAAAGGATGTTGTAGGAGAAGTGATGTTATCTTTGAATCGTAG
- a CDS encoding TatD family hydrolase: MRYIEPHAHMVSRVTNDYQDMITAGCQAVCEPAFWAGFDRSSADGFYDYFCQLTEHEPKRAAKFGLPHFSWLCINPKESEDLKLADDVLAIIPKFLDKPNVLGIGEIGLNKNSRNEMKVLEKHVNLAAEHNQLILVHTPHLEDKFKGTRLIVDLIRNDRRIRPNRVIIDHVEEHTVKLVLDAGMWAGMTLYPESKCSPARAIDMVEMYGNERVWMNCACDWGISDPLAVPKTAIEMRKRGHRAEAIDKLIYQNPLQFLSQCPKFKLPVEE; this comes from the coding sequence ATGCGTTACATCGAACCACATGCTCACATGGTGAGCCGCGTCACCAACGATTACCAGGACATGATCACGGCGGGATGCCAGGCGGTTTGTGAGCCGGCATTTTGGGCGGGGTTTGATCGCAGTTCGGCGGACGGATTCTACGATTATTTTTGCCAGCTTACGGAGCATGAGCCGAAGCGCGCGGCGAAATTTGGACTGCCGCATTTTTCGTGGTTGTGCATCAATCCCAAGGAGTCGGAAGATTTAAAGCTCGCGGATGATGTGCTGGCGATCATTCCAAAATTTTTGGACAAGCCGAATGTGCTGGGCATCGGCGAAATCGGTTTGAACAAAAATAGCCGCAATGAAATGAAGGTGCTGGAGAAGCACGTGAATCTGGCGGCGGAACATAATCAGTTGATTCTCGTGCATACACCGCATCTCGAGGACAAGTTCAAGGGGACGCGGCTGATCGTGGATTTGATCAGGAACGACCGGCGCATCCGGCCGAACCGGGTGATTATTGATCATGTGGAGGAGCACACGGTGAAGCTGGTGCTCGATGCGGGCATGTGGGCGGGGATGACGCTTTACCCCGAATCAAAATGTTCGCCCGCGCGCGCGATTGACATGGTGGAGATGTATGGCAACGAACGGGTCTGGATGAATTGCGCGTGCGACTGGGGCATCAGCGATCCGCTGGCGGTGCCAAAAACGGCGATTGAAATGCGCAAGCGCGGGCATCGCGCGGAGGCGATTGATAAATTGATTTACCAGAACCCGCTGCAATTTCTCAGCCAGTGTCCGAAGTTTAAATTGCCGGTGGAAGAGTGA
- a CDS encoding WYL domain-containing protein — translation MRPRARMKPKAKTAHVPLSRPPLERMMRIHTAIQSGKYPNAATLARQLEVSTKSIHRDIEFMRDRMELPLEYDGSKFGYYYTGTVSSFPTLQITEGELFALLVAEKALQQYRGTNFEKPLISAFKKMSASLPDTISLNLADWEQTISFRTRAEPILNLEIFSALGKATAQRQQLELTYRKPGQREAEIRIVDPYHLGNINGEWFMFGYDHLRKDIRTFAPARIKAMKSTGKTFPRPHKFSLEKRLRDSFGVHSAQGEFQIIIRFNEQVADYIREKRWHDSQQLIELVDGGVELHLKLSSLPEIERWILSWAGNAVVVQPAELAEMVKKAAENILKSQSAPPQSRRDDRS, via the coding sequence ATGCGGCCTCGCGCTCGCATGAAACCCAAGGCCAAAACCGCCCACGTGCCGCTCTCGCGCCCGCCGCTGGAGCGCATGATGCGCATCCACACCGCGATTCAATCCGGCAAATATCCCAACGCCGCCACGCTCGCGCGCCAACTCGAAGTCAGCACCAAGTCCATCCATCGCGACATCGAATTCATGCGCGACCGCATGGAGTTGCCGCTGGAATACGACGGCTCGAAGTTCGGCTATTATTACACCGGAACCGTCAGTTCCTTTCCCACGCTGCAAATCACCGAAGGCGAACTCTTCGCGTTGCTGGTCGCGGAAAAAGCGCTGCAACAATATCGCGGCACCAATTTCGAGAAGCCGCTCATCAGTGCTTTCAAGAAAATGTCCGCGTCGCTTCCCGACACCATTTCCCTGAACCTCGCGGATTGGGAGCAAACTATTTCCTTTCGCACCCGCGCCGAGCCGATTCTCAATCTCGAAATCTTTTCCGCCCTCGGCAAAGCCACTGCGCAACGCCAGCAGCTTGAATTGACCTATCGCAAGCCCGGCCAGCGCGAAGCCGAAATCCGCATCGTTGACCCATATCATCTTGGCAACATCAACGGCGAATGGTTCATGTTCGGCTATGATCACTTGCGCAAGGACATCCGCACCTTCGCCCCTGCGCGCATCAAGGCGATGAAGTCCACGGGCAAAACTTTTCCGCGCCCGCATAAATTCTCGCTCGAAAAGAGACTGCGCGACAGCTTCGGCGTCCACTCCGCCCAGGGCGAATTTCAAATCATCATCCGCTTCAACGAACAAGTCGCCGACTACATCCGCGAAAAACGCTGGCACGATTCCCAGCAGTTGATTGAGTTGGTCGACGGCGGCGTGGAACTTCATTTAAAATTATCGAGTCTCCCGGAAATTGAGCGCTGGATTTTAAGTTGGGCAGGCAACGCAGTAGTCGTTCAACCCGCCGAACTCGCCGAGATGGTAAAAAAAGCCGCTGAGAATATTTTGAAAAGCCAGTCGGCGCCGCCGCAGTCCCGCAGGGACGACAGATCTTAG
- the rho gene encoding transcription termination factor Rho produces MSTASSPANAGSDIGSGYLEISEKGFGFLRTAQNHFHPKPTDIFVTPDTIKRNFLREGCLVIGPTQPPHRGNSPQLKAVDSVNQMAFSDYTKSVRFENLTTIDPIEKFNLETAPDLLETRIIDLVTPIGKGTRGLIVAPPRTGKTTILKQIANAVTTNHPEVHVLVLLIDERPEEVTDFQRSVKAEVVASSNDQDLETHVRLSRFMIERCRRMVESGKDVFVLLDSITRVARAYNSVHGGSGRTMTGGVDARALEIPRKMFASARKIEEGGSLTILATALVDTGSRMDELIFQEFKGTGNMELVLDRKLSDRRLFPAIDIPKSGTRKEEKLFPAKQIEAVRKLRRTMVDLNPIEAMETLLAALKKHKTNDELLAKLAV; encoded by the coding sequence ATGAGTACAGCGTCAAGTCCGGCAAACGCCGGTTCGGACATCGGGTCGGGTTACCTCGAGATTTCCGAAAAAGGCTTTGGTTTTCTGCGCACCGCCCAGAACCATTTTCATCCCAAGCCCACCGATATTTTTGTCACACCCGATACCATCAAGCGCAACTTCCTTCGCGAAGGCTGCCTGGTCATCGGCCCTACGCAACCGCCCCATCGTGGCAACAGTCCCCAGCTTAAAGCCGTGGACTCGGTCAACCAAATGGCCTTCTCGGATTATACGAAATCCGTCCGTTTCGAGAATCTCACCACGATTGATCCCATCGAGAAATTCAATCTTGAAACCGCGCCCGACCTGCTCGAGACACGCATCATTGACCTCGTCACGCCCATCGGCAAAGGCACGCGCGGTTTGATCGTCGCGCCGCCACGCACCGGCAAGACCACCATCCTCAAGCAGATCGCCAACGCTGTCACCACGAACCATCCCGAAGTGCATGTGCTCGTGCTGTTGATTGACGAACGTCCCGAGGAAGTCACCGATTTTCAACGCTCCGTTAAAGCTGAAGTCGTCGCTTCGTCGAACGACCAGGACCTCGAAACCCACGTGCGCCTTTCGCGTTTCATGATCGAGCGCTGTCGCCGCATGGTTGAGTCCGGCAAAGACGTTTTCGTTCTCCTCGATTCCATCACCCGCGTCGCCCGCGCTTACAACAGCGTTCACGGCGGCAGCGGCCGTACGATGACCGGCGGTGTGGATGCCCGCGCCCTCGAAATTCCCCGCAAGATGTTCGCCTCCGCGCGCAAAATCGAAGAAGGCGGCTCGCTCACGATTCTCGCCACCGCGCTCGTGGACACCGGTTCGCGCATGGACGAACTGATCTTCCAGGAATTCAAAGGCACTGGTAACATGGAGTTGGTTCTCGACCGCAAACTTTCCGACCGCCGTTTGTTCCCCGCGATTGACATCCCCAAGAGCGGCACGCGCAAGGAAGAAAAACTTTTCCCGGCCAAGCAAATCGAAGCCGTGCGCAAATTGCGTCGCACGATGGTGGACCTCAATCCCATCGAAGCGATGGAGACGCTCCTCGCCGCGTTGAAGAAGCACAAGACCAACGACGAGTTGCTCGCGAAGCTTGCGGTTTAA
- the folK gene encoding 2-amino-4-hydroxy-6-hydroxymethyldihydropteridine diphosphokinase — protein MKTPIAFVALGSNLGDSRQILKGAVGHLQNLSTRSLLQSSWWQTTPVDCPPDSSPFLNAVIGLQPLLGETPESLLIKLQKLEKGFGRQPKKVMNEARPLDLDLIAWGDEVRNSASLILPHPRARDRRFVLEPLSEIAPSLILPGETKTVAQLLATLPPDPAMRRLTG, from the coding sequence ATGAAAACCCCAATCGCATTCGTCGCCCTCGGTTCCAACCTCGGAGACTCGCGGCAAATTCTGAAGGGCGCCGTCGGGCATCTGCAAAATCTTTCCACACGGTCCCTGTTGCAATCCTCATGGTGGCAGACCACCCCGGTTGACTGCCCACCCGATTCGTCACCCTTTTTAAACGCGGTCATCGGCCTGCAACCGCTTCTCGGTGAAACGCCCGAGTCCTTGTTGATAAAACTTCAGAAGCTGGAAAAAGGATTCGGCCGCCAGCCAAAGAAAGTAATGAACGAAGCCCGCCCGCTGGACTTGGATTTAATCGCCTGGGGCGACGAAGTGAGAAACTCCGCCTCCCTCATCCTCCCGCACCCGCGCGCACGCGACCGCCGTTTCGTTCTCGAACCCCTAAGCGAAATCGCCCCCTCGCTAATCCTTCCCGGCGAAACCAAAACCGTAGCCCAACTCCTCGCCACCCTCCCACCCGACCCCGCCATGCGCCGCCTCACCGGCTAG
- the dapB gene encoding 4-hydroxy-tetrahydrodipicolinate reductase has product MPNVIITGAKGRMGQMLIACAARIPELKVTGQIDAGDDLRSVIAHGDVVIDFSSHDATLNLATICAENKKPIVIGTTGHSDAEKTAIKNLQSKIPIVFASNYSTGVNTLFWLVRKAAEILGPGFDLEIIEMHHRLKKDAPSGTAATLAEILADVRKEQLEKVIRHGREGLVGARTATEIGMHALRGGDVVGDHTVMFATNGERVELTHKASSRETFANGALRAAQWVIQQKPGLYDMQDVLGLK; this is encoded by the coding sequence ATGCCGAACGTCATCATCACCGGCGCGAAAGGCCGCATGGGCCAGATGCTCATCGCCTGCGCCGCGCGCATCCCCGAATTGAAAGTCACCGGCCAGATTGATGCCGGCGACGACCTGCGCTCCGTCATCGCTCACGGCGATGTCGTTATTGATTTCAGTTCCCACGACGCCACGCTGAACCTCGCGACGATTTGCGCCGAGAACAAAAAGCCCATCGTCATCGGCACGACCGGCCATTCCGACGCCGAAAAAACCGCGATCAAAAATCTGCAATCGAAAATTCCCATCGTGTTCGCGTCGAATTATTCGACCGGCGTGAACACGCTTTTCTGGCTCGTCCGCAAAGCCGCGGAAATCCTCGGGCCCGGTTTCGATTTGGAAATCATCGAGATGCACCATCGTCTGAAAAAAGACGCGCCCAGCGGAACCGCCGCCACGCTCGCGGAAATCCTCGCCGACGTGCGCAAAGAGCAGTTGGAAAAAGTCATCCGCCACGGCCGCGAAGGCCTCGTCGGCGCGCGCACCGCGACGGAAATCGGCATGCACGCCCTCCGCGGCGGTGATGTCGTCGGCGACCACACTGTTATGTTCGCCACCAACGGCGAACGCGTCGAATTAACCCACAAAGCCTCCAGCCGCGAAACCTTCGCCAACGGCGCCCTCCGCGCCGCCCAATGGGTCATCCAGCAAAAGCCCGGCCTGTACGACATGCAGGACGTTCTCGGCTTAAAATAA